DNA sequence from the Terriglobales bacterium genome:
TCTATAATCGGGCGTCTTCCGGGAGCCAGCCATGACCAACATCGTCGAAGTCACCGCGCGTCAGGTCCTCGATTCCCGCGGCAACCCCACCGTCGAGGCCGAAGTCATCCTCGCCGGCGGCGTCATGGGACGCGCCGCCGTTCCCTCCGGTGCCTCCACCGGCGAGCACGAGGCCGTCGAGCTGCGTGATGGCGACAAGCACCGCTACCTCGGTAAGGGCGTGCTCAAGGCCGTCTCCAACGTCGAAGCCGAGATCGCTCCCGCTGTCTGCGGTATGGACGCCGCCAACCAGCGTGAGCTCGACAACAAGATGCTCGAGCTCGACGGCACCGACAACAAAGGCCGCCTCGGCGCCAACGCCATCCTCGCCGTCTCCATGGCCGCCGCCCGCGCCGCCGCCAACGCCCTCCAGCTCCCGCTCTACCGCTACCTCGGCGGCGTCAACGGTAACCTCCTGCCCGTCCCGATGATGAACATCATCAACGGCGGCGCGCACGCCGATAACAACGTCGACTTCCAGGAATTCATGGCCATGCCCGTCGGCGCGCACTCCTTCTCCGAGGCGCTGCGCTGGGGCGCCGAGGTCTTCCACACGCTCAAGGGCGTGCTCAAGAAGCGCGGCTACAACACCGCCGTCGGCGACGAAGGCGGCTTCGCGCCCTCGCTCAAGTCCAACGTCGAGGCCATCGATGTCATCCTCGAGGCCATCACCGCCGCCGGCTACAAGCCCGGCGAGCAGGTCGCCATCGCGCTCGACCCCGCCACCAGCGAGCTGTTCAAGCACGGCAACGGCAAGTACATGTTCTGGAAGTCGGACAAGTCGGTGAAGACCTCCGACGAGATGGTGAAGTACTGGGCCGACTGGGTCCGCCAGTACCCCATCGTCTCGCTCGAGGACGGCCTCGCCGAGGACGATTGGGACGGCTGGCGCGCGCTCACCCGCGAGATCGGCGCCAAGGTGCAGCTCGTCGGCGACGACCTGTTCGTCACCAACCCGAAGATCCTGCAGCGCGGCATCGACACCGGCGCGGCGAATTCGATCCTCATCAAGGTCAACCAGATCGGCACCGTCTCGGAGACGCTCGACGCCATCGCGCTCGCCCGCGCCAACGGCTACACCGCCGTCGTCTCGCACCGCTCGGGGGAGACCGAAGACGTCTTCATCGCCGACCTCTCGGTCGCCACCAACGCCGGCCAGATCAAGACCGGCTCCGCCTCGCGCACCGACCGCATCGCCAAGTACAACCAGCTGCTGCGCATCGAGGAAGACCTCGGCGCCGCCGCCCGCTTCTTGGGCCTGAAGGCGCTGAACTACCACGGCGAGCTGAGCACCAAAGCCGGAGCGTAACTGGGTGATTACGTTCCTCACCTACGCAGCGGGCGCGCTGCTGCTCGCCGTCATCTATTTCCTGAGCCTCGGCTTCGAACGCTCCGGACTCGGCGGCAAGCAACGGACCTTCCGGTCCGACGCTATCGAGTCGCTGGTCGTTGCCACTGTGGGCGCAGTCGCTTTTTGGCTTACTGACCTGCTCGCTCCTCGATTCGGCATCACCAACCCGCGCACAAGCACGCTCATCCTCTTCCCGATACTTTTGTTGCTCTTGTTCGGGATCGCGATCCCATACTTCCGTTGGCGACGGTGGCGGAAAAGACGCCGTCGGGAGACAATCGCGACGAACCGCTTCCAAAGCTGAGGATGGTTGCACTCGTACGATCCAGTCCCGCGAAGCGGGACGGCAGAGATTAGCCCGGGGCGTAAGCCCCGGGTAGACGCAGCATAAAGATCCCCGCGAACCGAGCGCGACGCAGCGCGAGGGAGGCGCGCGCAAACCCTGCTAGAATCCCCGCCACGAGAGGAACCATGAAACATTCTCTGATCGTCCTGCTGCTCTGCGTGGCCGCGTTCGCGCAACAACCCGCGCCCGCCGCCTCCACCACTCTCCCGGCGGATCAGCAGGCCACCCGTGAGGATATTTCACGCCTGTTCGCCGCCATGCGCCTGGAGAAGACGCTGAACAACTTCCAGGAGACGATGCTGGCGAACATGGAAAAGATGATGGAGCAGGTCATCCCGCAGACCCAGTTGGACAAGCTCACGCCCGCGCAGCGCAAGAAGTACGACGCCTACCAGAAGCGCAACCGCGATCGTGCGTTCACCATGTATCCCATCAAGGAAATGCTGGACGACATGACGCCCGTCTACCAGCACCACCTGCGCAAGGCCGACGTCGACGGCATCGTCGCCTTCTTCGAGTCGCCCACCGGCCAGCACTGGCTCGACGTCCAGCCCGAGATGATGCAAGAGGGCATGGCCGTACTCATGCCCAAGATGCAGCAGCGCATGAGCAAGATGATCGAAGAGATGCAACACGACGCCGAGGAGATCTTCAAGGACGAGCCCGCGCCGCCCAAGACCTAGCCCATGGCCCTCGAAATGAGACCGCAATGCGAGAAGTGCTCTGCCGCACTCTCGCCCACCGGCACCGCTTACATCTGCACCTTCGAGTGCACCTTCTGTGAGCCCTGCACACAGGCCATGCAGCACGTCTGCCCCAACTGCGGCGGCGAGCTGGTCCGCCGCCCTAGAAAGAAGCAATAAGACTGTGTGTATCAGCACGCGCCTTTAGGCGGGTGAATAGCTGCTCCCATAGGATTCGCGCGAACCGAGCGCGCCGCAGCGCGAGGGAGCGCGCAGGGC
Encoded proteins:
- the eno gene encoding phosphopyruvate hydratase gives rise to the protein MTNIVEVTARQVLDSRGNPTVEAEVILAGGVMGRAAVPSGASTGEHEAVELRDGDKHRYLGKGVLKAVSNVEAEIAPAVCGMDAANQRELDNKMLELDGTDNKGRLGANAILAVSMAAARAAANALQLPLYRYLGGVNGNLLPVPMMNIINGGAHADNNVDFQEFMAMPVGAHSFSEALRWGAEVFHTLKGVLKKRGYNTAVGDEGGFAPSLKSNVEAIDVILEAITAAGYKPGEQVAIALDPATSELFKHGNGKYMFWKSDKSVKTSDEMVKYWADWVRQYPIVSLEDGLAEDDWDGWRALTREIGAKVQLVGDDLFVTNPKILQRGIDTGAANSILIKVNQIGTVSETLDAIALARANGYTAVVSHRSGETEDVFIADLSVATNAGQIKTGSASRTDRIAKYNQLLRIEEDLGAAARFLGLKALNYHGELSTKAGA
- a CDS encoding DUF2059 domain-containing protein — encoded protein: MKHSLIVLLLCVAAFAQQPAPAASTTLPADQQATREDISRLFAAMRLEKTLNNFQETMLANMEKMMEQVIPQTQLDKLTPAQRKKYDAYQKRNRDRAFTMYPIKEMLDDMTPVYQHHLRKADVDGIVAFFESPTGQHWLDVQPEMMQEGMAVLMPKMQQRMSKMIEEMQHDAEEIFKDEPAPPKT